From Chryseobacterium joostei, the proteins below share one genomic window:
- a CDS encoding DUF4932 domain-containing protein codes for MEKILVVFVSLSSVFGFSQQNTSRFSVNYNKNIETYFLAEILSAEHRKNNKDFEFYKIKECSEYQPIVKQALSKYKGLKNSDIAVSTAKINDILLEKYGSGNDILMKPLLYHKEFPSTEWINNYQYSSNNLTKEQNEEITQLIKNYLSELSKFYIQENIEQFFTENKSFYNGGIKEYSKQIPAGFINAMELFYGESFNTYTILISPMMMWPIEDNEGRGIGTDIVLKSGAKDIYEIASPFMKVQKEGEFGYDNQFQARFLSIHEFGHSFVNKEVYKHKDKLEKFENLFEASKLKETMIKTGGYGDYQTCVAEHLVRLGEIQTAIIQKDFERAKRLEAYHLKNNFIFLPQLDEKLKEYNSNRKKYKTFGDFVPQLLEVFENSSIEFINNALTMDKE; via the coding sequence ATGGAAAAGATACTGGTTGTTTTTGTCTCGCTGAGTTCCGTATTTGGTTTTTCACAACAAAATACATCCAGATTTTCTGTTAATTACAACAAAAACATTGAAACCTACTTCCTCGCAGAAATCCTTTCGGCAGAACACCGCAAAAACAATAAAGATTTTGAATTTTATAAAATAAAAGAGTGTTCTGAATACCAGCCAATTGTAAAGCAAGCGTTATCGAAATATAAAGGATTGAAAAACTCAGATATTGCTGTATCTACGGCTAAAATTAATGATATTTTGCTGGAAAAATATGGTTCAGGAAATGATATTCTGATGAAACCATTGTTATATCATAAGGAATTTCCCTCCACGGAATGGATCAACAATTATCAATATAGCAGCAACAATCTGACGAAAGAACAGAACGAAGAAATTACACAATTAATCAAAAATTATCTCTCAGAACTTTCAAAATTTTACATTCAGGAGAATATTGAACAGTTTTTTACCGAAAATAAAAGCTTTTACAATGGCGGAATAAAAGAATACAGCAAACAGATTCCTGCAGGATTTATCAATGCCATGGAGCTGTTTTATGGTGAAAGCTTTAATACCTATACCATTCTTATTTCACCCATGATGATGTGGCCCATTGAAGATAATGAGGGAAGAGGAATTGGTACAGACATCGTTTTAAAATCGGGAGCTAAGGATATCTATGAAATTGCAAGCCCGTTTATGAAGGTTCAGAAAGAGGGAGAGTTTGGGTATGATAACCAGTTTCAGGCAAGATTTCTAAGCATTCATGAATTTGGACACTCGTTCGTTAATAAGGAAGTATACAAACACAAGGATAAGCTCGAAAAATTCGAGAACTTGTTTGAAGCTTCAAAATTAAAGGAAACAATGATCAAAACAGGCGGCTATGGCGATTATCAAACGTGTGTTGCTGAGCATCTTGTGAGATTGGGTGAAATTCAGACTGCAATAATTCAAAAAGATTTTGAAAGGGCTAAGAGGCTGGAAGCTTATCATTTAAAAAATAATTTTATTTTTCTTCCCCAATTAGATGAAAAATTGAAAGAATATAATTCCAATAGAAAAAAATATAAAACATTTGGAGACTTTGTTCCTCAATTGCTAGAGGTTTTTGAAAATAGCAGCATTGAATTTATCAATAATGCATTGACAATGGACAAGGAATAA
- the infC gene encoding translation initiation factor IF-3: MINDKIRVRELRLVGDNVEPGIYPIDKARQIAAEQELDLVVISDKAEPFIARILEYKKFLYEQKKKQKELKAKQVKVVVKEIRFGPQTDDHDYEFKKKHAEKFLEEGSKLKTYVFFKGRSIIFKDQGEILLLKLAQELEHVGKVDQLPKLEGKRMIMMMSPKKPAK, encoded by the coding sequence TTGATCAACGATAAAATTCGTGTGAGAGAGCTTCGTTTGGTGGGCGATAACGTAGAGCCAGGAATTTACCCAATTGACAAAGCAAGACAAATTGCTGCGGAACAAGAATTGGACTTAGTAGTAATTTCTGATAAAGCAGAACCTTTTATTGCTAGAATATTAGAATATAAAAAATTCTTATATGAGCAAAAGAAAAAACAAAAGGAACTTAAGGCTAAGCAAGTAAAAGTGGTAGTAAAGGAGATCCGTTTCGGACCTCAGACTGACGACCATGATTATGAATTTAAGAAAAAGCATGCTGAAAAATTCCTTGAAGAAGGTTCTAAATTAAAGACCTACGTATTTTTTAAAGGACGTTCGATTATCTTTAAGGATCAGGGGGAAATCTTGCTTTTAAAACTAGCTCAGGAACTAGAGCATGTTGGGAAAGTAGATCAGCTTCCTAAGCTTGAAGGAAAAAGGATGATTATGATGATGAGTCCTAAAAAACCAGCAAAATAA
- a CDS encoding dipeptidase, which translates to MNTINIDLHCDLLYHLLRTNSTIDDKEIGCSLPYLKEGNVKLQVMAIYSGTGTDSTVYGLEQSKLYSNLIKNENFFLFDHENYKNPENKNRVGVIASIENASSFCDETEGLESGFKKLETIIENTQKVLYIGITHHLENRFGGGNNAEAGLKEDGKVLIDYIADKKIAIDLAHTSDQLAYDIFTYIDQRNYSIPILASHSNYRTIYKNNRNLPDELAKEVIKRKGLIGLNFIKDYIDVEHPERLYEHIQYGLDLGGKDCIAYGADYFYWKDHPDKSRHPFFFPEHSNASVYPAINNEIEKRFSSELAEKISHGNALNFIENIYK; encoded by the coding sequence ATGAATACAATAAACATTGATCTACACTGTGATCTACTATACCATTTACTAAGAACAAATTCAACCATTGATGATAAAGAAATAGGCTGTTCATTACCTTATTTAAAAGAGGGAAACGTAAAACTTCAGGTGATGGCTATCTATTCTGGAACAGGCACAGATAGTACTGTTTATGGGTTAGAGCAAAGCAAATTATATTCAAATTTGATCAAAAATGAAAACTTTTTTCTCTTTGATCATGAGAATTATAAAAATCCAGAAAATAAAAATCGGGTAGGAGTTATTGCTTCCATTGAAAATGCTTCTTCTTTTTGTGATGAAACTGAAGGTCTTGAATCAGGCTTCAAAAAGCTGGAGACCATTATTGAGAACACCCAGAAAGTTCTTTATATAGGAATTACCCATCATTTGGAAAACCGTTTTGGAGGCGGAAATAATGCTGAAGCAGGTTTAAAGGAGGATGGAAAGGTATTAATCGATTATATTGCGGATAAAAAAATTGCCATTGATCTGGCTCATACCAGTGATCAGTTAGCCTATGATATTTTCACTTATATTGATCAACGAAATTACTCAATACCCATTCTGGCAAGCCATTCCAATTACAGAACAATCTATAAAAACAACAGGAATTTACCTGATGAATTAGCTAAAGAAGTGATTAAAAGAAAAGGATTGATTGGTCTCAACTTTATCAAGGATTATATTGATGTTGAACATCCTGAACGACTTTATGAGCATATCCAATATGGACTAGATTTGGGTGGGAAAGATTGTATTGCCTACGGGGCAGATTATTTCTACTGGAAAGACCATCCTGACAAATCACGTCACCCTTTCTTCTTTCCCGAACATTCCAATGCTTCCGTATATCCTGCAATTAACAACGAGATTGAAAAGAGGTTTTCCTCTGAATTGGCAGAAAAAATCAGTCATGGAAATGCGTTGAATTTTATAGAGAATATCTATAAGTAA
- the thrS gene encoding threonine--tRNA ligase, producing MIKITLPDSSVKEFEGAVTPLDVAKSISEGLARNTISAIVNGTQVETTTPITTDSTVQLLTWNDDLGKKAFWHSSAHLLAQAILEFYPNAKLTIGPAIESGFYYDVDFGDESLSEKDFEKIEKKILENAKKGSTFSLYPVSKEDALKTYADNPYKVELITNLNDGEITFVTHDNFTDLCRGGHIPNTGIVKAVKILNAAGAYWRGNEKNPQLTRVYGISFPKQKDLTEYLERLEEAKRRDHRKLGKELGIFAFSEKVGAGLPLWLPKGTALRRKLENFLSDAQKKGGYEFVMSPHIGAKELYVTSGHWDKYGADSFQPIKTPNEGEEFLLKPMNCPHHCEIYKTSQWSYRDLPKRYAEFGTVYRYEQSGELHGLTRVRGFTQDDAHLFCTPDQLSEEFEKVIDLTLYVFKSLGFEDFVTQVSLRDPENREKYIGSDENWEKAENAIINAAQKKGLKTVVEYGEAAFYGPKLDFMVKDALGRKWQLGTIQVDYNLPERFDLHYIGNDNEKHRPVMIHRAPFGSMERFIAILLENTAGDFPLWLSPDQFIILPISEKYVDYSKKVSQFLENHDISGQIDDRNEKTGKKIRDAELNKIPFMLVVGENEENEGTISVRRRGEGDLGVMKLEDFVTHFKKEAAI from the coding sequence ATGATAAAAATTACACTTCCAGACAGTAGTGTCAAAGAATTCGAAGGAGCAGTTACTCCTCTAGATGTGGCAAAATCGATAAGCGAGGGATTGGCTAGAAATACCATTTCCGCAATTGTTAACGGTACACAAGTAGAGACGACCACCCCTATAACCACGGATTCTACGGTACAACTTTTAACCTGGAATGATGATCTTGGAAAGAAAGCTTTCTGGCATTCTTCTGCCCACCTTTTGGCGCAGGCTATCCTTGAGTTTTATCCTAATGCTAAGTTGACGATTGGTCCAGCCATTGAAAGCGGATTCTACTATGATGTAGACTTCGGGGATGAAAGCTTATCTGAAAAAGATTTCGAGAAGATTGAAAAGAAGATCCTTGAAAACGCAAAGAAAGGTTCTACTTTTTCTTTGTATCCGGTTTCTAAAGAAGATGCTTTAAAAACATATGCAGACAATCCTTACAAGGTAGAATTGATCACTAATCTTAATGATGGAGAAATCACTTTTGTAACGCATGATAACTTTACAGACCTATGCCGTGGAGGACATATTCCTAATACAGGAATTGTAAAAGCGGTTAAGATCTTAAATGCAGCAGGAGCTTATTGGAGAGGAAACGAAAAGAATCCTCAGCTGACAAGAGTATATGGTATTTCTTTCCCTAAACAGAAAGATCTTACTGAATATCTTGAAAGACTGGAAGAAGCAAAAAGAAGAGATCACAGAAAACTAGGTAAAGAGCTTGGAATATTCGCATTCTCTGAAAAAGTAGGTGCTGGTTTACCACTTTGGTTACCAAAAGGTACTGCTTTAAGAAGAAAATTAGAAAATTTCCTTTCAGATGCTCAGAAAAAAGGAGGTTATGAATTCGTAATGTCACCACATATCGGGGCAAAAGAATTGTATGTAACTTCCGGACACTGGGATAAATATGGAGCAGACAGCTTCCAGCCAATCAAAACTCCAAATGAGGGAGAAGAATTTTTGTTGAAGCCAATGAACTGTCCGCACCACTGTGAGATCTACAAGACTTCACAATGGAGCTACAGAGATTTACCAAAAAGATATGCAGAATTTGGTACTGTTTACAGATATGAGCAAAGTGGAGAGCTTCACGGATTAACAAGAGTTCGTGGATTTACTCAGGATGACGCTCACCTTTTCTGTACTCCAGATCAGCTTTCTGAAGAGTTTGAAAAAGTGATCGACTTAACGCTGTATGTTTTCAAATCTTTAGGTTTTGAAGATTTTGTTACTCAGGTATCATTAAGAGATCCTGAAAACAGAGAAAAGTATATCGGATCTGATGAAAACTGGGAAAAAGCCGAGAATGCAATTATCAATGCAGCTCAGAAAAAAGGTTTAAAAACAGTTGTTGAATACGGAGAAGCAGCATTCTATGGTCCTAAGCTTGACTTTATGGTAAAAGATGCATTAGGAAGAAAATGGCAGCTAGGAACGATTCAGGTGGATTATAACCTGCCGGAAAGATTTGATCTTCACTATATCGGTAATGATAACGAAAAGCACAGACCGGTAATGATCCACAGAGCGCCATTTGGTTCTATGGAGCGCTTCATCGCTATCTTGCTTGAAAATACTGCAGGAGATTTTCCATTGTGGTTAAGCCCTGATCAGTTTATTATTCTACCGATCAGTGAAAAATATGTAGATTATTCAAAAAAAGTTTCACAATTTTTGGAAAATCACGATATTAGCGGTCAGATTGATGACAGAAACGAGAAGACAGGTAAGAAGATCCGTGATGCTGAATTAAATAAAATTCCTTTCATGCTTGTAGTAGGAGAAAATGAAGAAAATGAAGGCACGATTTCTGTAAGAAGACGTGGTGAAGGAGATCTTGGAGTGATGAAACTGGAAGATTTCGTAACGCACTTCAAAAAGGAAGCCGCGATTTAA